From Alteromonas australica, one genomic window encodes:
- the rpmA gene encoding 50S ribosomal protein L27, with translation MAHKKAGGSTKNGRDSESKRLGVKRFGGESVLAGNIIVRQRGTRFHAGDNMGIGKDHTLFALKDGKVQFDVKGPKNRKFVSIVAE, from the coding sequence ATGGCACATAAAAAAGCTGGTGGTAGTACCAAAAACGGTCGTGATTCAGAGAGTAAACGCCTAGGTGTTAAGCGCTTTGGTGGCGAATCTGTTCTTGCTGGTAACATCATTGTTCGTCAACGTGGTACTCGTTTCCACGCTGGTGACAACATGGGTATCGGTAAAGACCACACGTTGTTTGCACTAAAAGACGGTAAAGTTCAGTTCGATGTTAAAGGACCGAAGAACCGTAAATTTGTAAGCATCGTAGCTGAGTAA